One window of the Rosa rugosa chromosome 3, drRosRugo1.1, whole genome shotgun sequence genome contains the following:
- the LOC133741347 gene encoding protein DELETION OF SUV3 SUPPRESSOR 1(I)-like, producing MAATEPKAVTEVAKMDLFEDDDEFEEFEINEEWEDKEEGKEVTQQWEDDWDDDDVNDDFSLQLRRELENNIEKKD from the coding sequence ATGGCGGCGACGGAGCCCAAGGCAGTGACTGAGGTCGCCAAGATGGACCTGTTCGAAGACGATGACGAGTTCGAAGAGTTTGAAATCAATGAAGAATGGGAGGACAAAGAGGAAGGCAAGGAAGTGACACAACAGTGGGAGGATGACTGGGATGATGATGACGTTAATGATGACTTCTCTCTGCAGCTGAGGAGGGAACTGGAAAACAACATTGAGAAGAAAGATTAG
- the LOC133741098 gene encoding probable apyrase 7 has protein sequence MVFNRIANFFASLSSRWSSPQAVSPPKSAAFAFANTARNKNLLRLSSSLQDFSSYSQLDIEDPNIATVTHSKPPPHSLQRETAAASSFSKEKSLPGGGGGGAPFSRNKWVRAFMFLCCVLLVGFLVYLLSMLVYSYWFKGEPKFYIVLDCGSTGTRVYVYQATLDNEKDNSFPIVLKSLTEGLQIKPKAHTGRAYDRMETEPGLDKLVHNVSGLKVAIKPLVQWAEKQIPKNAHKTTSLFLYATAGVRRLPSNDSKWLLDNAWSILKTSPFLCQRDWVRTISGLEEAYFGWIALNHHRAMFGAGPRKPTFGSLDLGGSSLQVTFESNEHVQKDTSLNIRIGAVSHHLTAYSLPGYGLNDAFDKSVGRLFERLPEVNKTELVNGKGELKHPCLQSGYKEQYICSQCVSKFQEGGSPVIAKKSLGKGGRSGVSLKLIGAPNWEECGKLARVAVNLSEWSNITPALDCDVQPCALPDGLPRPYGNFYAISGFFVVYRFFNLTSESSLDDVLEKGRQFCERTWEAAKKSVAPQPFIEQYCFRAPYIAFLLREGLHIIDNQITIGSGSITWTQGVALLEAGKTLSTGLGFRSYEVLRMKINPLFLLSVLFISLILLLCALSCIGNWMPKIFWRPYLPLFWTNNASSASGIPSPFRFQRWSPIIPGDGRVKTPLSPTIAGGVQQRPFGLGHGLNNGGGIQLMESSLCPSSSSISHSYSSNSLGQMQFDSSSMGPFWSPHRSQMRLQSRRSQSREDLNSSLTEAHMTKV, from the exons ATGGTGTTTAATCGAATTGCCAATTTCTTTGCTTCTCTATCGAGTCGTTGGTCTAGCCCTCAGGCTGTATCGCCTCCCAAATCTGCTGCTTTTGCCTTTGCAAACACCGCACGCAACAAGAACCTTCTCAGACTCTCGTCGTCTCTCCAGGATTTCTCATCTTATAGCCAGCTTGATATCGAAGATCCCAATATCGCAACTGTGACACATTCGAAACCCCCTCCTCATTCATTGCAGAGAGAGACTGCTGCTGCCTCCAGCTTTTCCAAGGAGAAATCACtgccaggaggaggaggaggaggagcccCATTTTCGCGCAACAAGTGGGTACGAGCCTTCATGTTTCTTTGCTGTGTTTTGTTGgttggttttctagtttatttgcTTTCCATGTTGGTTTATTCCTACTGGTTTAAAGGAGAGCCCAAATTCTATATTGTGCTGGATTGTGGAAGTACTGGGACTAGAGTTTATGTATATCAGGCAACCTTGGACAACGAGAAAGATAACAGTTTTCCGATTGTCTTGAAGTCATTAACAGAAGGTCTTCAAATAAAACCTAAGGCTCACACAGGGCGAGCTTATGATCGGATGGAAACTGAGCCTGGGCTCGACAAGTTGGTGCACAATGTCTCAGGATTGAAGGTTGCAATAAAACCACTTGTTCAATGGGCAGAGAAGCAAATCCCAAAGAATGCACACAAGACAACCTCACTCTTCCTCTATGCAACTGCAGGGGTTCGTAGGCTGCCGAGTAATGATTCAAAATGGCTTCTAGATAATGCATGGTCTATACTCAAGACTTCACCTTTCTTGTGCCAAAGAGACTGGGTTAGGACTATCAGTGGCCTGGAAGAAGCTTACTTTGGCTGGATAGCCCTTAACCATCATAGGGCTATGTTTGGGGCTGGACCTAGAAAGCCAACATTTGGTTCGCTTGACTTGGGTGGTTCATCACTGCAGGTTACATTTGAGAGTAATGAACATGTGCAAAAAGACACCAGTTTAAACATTAGAATTGGGGCTGTGAGCCATCATCTCACTGCATATTCTCTCCCTGGTTATGGTTTAAATGATGCGTTTGACAAGTCTGTGGGTCGTCTCTTCGAGAGGCTTCCAGAAGTCAATAAGACAGAACTAGTGAATGGGAAGGGAGAACTTAAGCATCCGTGCCTGCAGTCTGGGTATAAGGAGCAATACATTTGCTCTCAATGTGTTTCGAAATTCCAAGAAGGCGGAAGCCCTGTGATTGCAAAAAAGAGTTTGGGCAAAGGAGGAAGATCAGGGGTTTCTCTGAAGCTCATCGGTGCTCCAAATTGGGAGGAGTGTGGTAAACTAGCAAGAGTTGCTGTTAATTTATCGGAATGGTCCAATATAACGCCTGCACTCGATTGTGACGTGCAACCTTGTGCTCTTCCAGATGGTTTACCCCGACCTTATGGAAATTTTTATGCAATTTCAGGATTTTTTGTGGTTTATCGGTTTTTCAATTTGACTTCTGAGTCGTCACTTGATGATGTTTTGGAAAAGGGTCGGCAGTTTTGTGAAAGAACTTGGGAAGCTGCAAAGAAGAGTGTTGCTCCTCAGCCTTTCATTGAACAGTACTGTTTTAGGGCACCATATATTGCATTCTTGTTGAGGGAGGGCTTGCACATTATAGACAATCAAATCACCATTGGTTCTGGAAGTATCACGTGGACACAGGGGGTTGCTCTGCTGGAAGCTGGAAAGACACTTTCAACCGGACTGGGGTTTCGCAGTTACGAAGTACTCCGGATGAAAATAAACCCATTATTTCTTCTTTCAGTTTTGTTTATATCATTGATTTTACTCCTTTGTGCATTATCATGTATTGGCAATTGGATGCCAAAAATTTTCTGGAGGCCATATCTCCCGCTGTTTTGGACCAATAATGCGTCTTCTGCATCTGGTATTCCATCTCCTTTCCGGTTCCAGCGCTGGAGTCCTATTATTCCCG GGGATGGAAGAGTAAAGACGCCTCTTAGTCCAACAATTGCAGGTGGTGTCCAACAAAGACCATTCGGATTGGGACATGGTCTCAACAACGGTGGTGGAATCCAACTAATGGAGTCTTCCTTGTGCCCATCAAGTAGCAGCATCTCCCATAGTTATTCGTCAAATAGCCTGGGCCAGATGCAATTCGACAGTAGTAGCATGGGCCCCTTCTGGTCTCCTCACAGATCTCAGATGCGTCTTCAAAGCAGGCGATCACAATCTCGAGAAGACCTCAATTCTTCTCTGACTGAGGCACACATGACAAAAGTATAA
- the LOC133741099 gene encoding protein root UVB sensitive 1, chloroplastic, with the protein MGCASKSLFTQGSTIHFPPPPRPYAAAAAAPCSSPLKSTPLFSSLRITSPPQFRSHVLPPLTHLLTAPALLPVSGGSDAGDNNNAGGGGGGWNNPFDSSSSWWWHDDDDNDNGGGSHNLILFSSILLASVTCCLCQLRLAYALASEEEEDVESVWEVKGGKWTKLVPDFVRDGFVAANGGGLASVSFGSLWLQCKNLFVQLMLPEGFPHSVTSDYLDYSLWRAVQGVASQVSGVLATQALLYAVGLGKGAIPTAAAVNWVLKDGIGYLSKIMLSKYGRHFDVNPKGWRLFADLMENAAFGMEMLTPAFPNYFLLIGAAAGAGRSAAALIQAATRSCFYAGFAAQRNFAEVIAKGEAQGMVSKFIGIMLGIALANQIGSSTSLGLASFSVVTCIHMFCNLKSYQAIQIRTLNPYRASLVFSEYLLSGQAPPVKEVNEEEPLFPAVPFLNWKPANRAPPTVLSSEAKDAAAEIEQRLQLGSKLSDLINNKEDVLALFSLFKEEGYILTEHRGRYCVVLKETSSLQDMLKALFHVNYLYWLEKNAGYEAKGTSIDCRPGGRLEMSLDYVRREFDHVKTDGESAGWVTDGLIARPAPNRIRPGYEASSVAC; encoded by the exons atgggTTGCGCTTCCAAGTCCTTGTTCACCCAAGGAAGCACTATCCATTTCCCACCTCCACCGCGTCCCtacgccgccgccgccgcggCGCCATGCTCCTCTCCTCTAAAATCAACTCCACTCTTCTCTTCCCTCCGTATCACTTCACCGCCACAGTTTCGCTCTCACGTCCTGCCGCCTTTAACACATTTACTCACCGCACCCGCTCTCCTGCCGGTTAGCGGCGGCTCCGACGCCGGAGACAACAACAAtgccggcggcggcggcggtggttgGAATAATCCATTCGACTCATCATCCTCATGGTGGTGGCATGACGACGACGACAACGACAACGGTGGTGGATCTCATAACCTCATTTTGTTCTCGTCTATATTGTTGGCCTCCGTGACGTGTTGCTTGTGCCAGCTCAGGCTGGCGTATGCCCTAgcgtcggaggaggaggaggatgttGAGTCTGTGTGGGAGGTGAAGGGAGGCAAGTGGACAAAGCTCGTTCCTGATTTTGTGAGGGACGGCTTTGTTGCTGCTAATGGCGGTGGCTTGGCTTCAGTAAGCTTTGGGAGTCTTTGGCTGCAATGCAAGAATCTGTTTGTGCAATTGATGCTTCCAGAAGGCTTTCCTCATAGTGTTACTAGTGATTATCTGGACTACTCTCTCTGGAGAGCAGTTCAGGGCGTCGCTAGCCAAGTCAGTGGTGTGCTTGCCACACAG GCTTTGCTTTATGCTGTTGGATTGGGGAAAGGAGCTATTCCTACTGCCGCGGCGGTGAATTGGGTGCTTAAGGATGGGATTGGATACCTGAGCAAGATTATGCTCTCGAAATATGGGAGGCATTTTGATGTCAATCCGAAAGGGTGGAGGCTGTTTGCTGATCTTATGGAAAATGCTGCTTTTGGAATGGAAATGCTCACTCCTGCATTTCCCAATTATTTTCTCTTGATTGGTGCTGCTGCCGGCGCAGGGCGCTCAGCTGCTGCACTTATCCAG GCTGCTACCAGGAGCTGTTTCTATGCTGGTTTTGCTGCTCAGAGGAACTTTGCTGAG GTTATTGCTAAGGGTGAAGCTCAGGGAATGGTGAGCAAGTTTATCGGTATCATGCTTGGTATAGCATTGGCTAACCAGATAGGATCTTCTACGTCTCTTGGCCTAGCTTCTTTTAGTGTGGTCACTTGCATCCACATGTTCTGCAATCTGAAATCGTATCAAGCCATTCAAATAAGGACTTTAAATCCTTATCGTGCAA GTTTGGTTTTCAGCGAATATCTGCTTAGTGGCCAAGCACCTCCTGTCAAAGAGGTGAACGAGGAGGAACCGCTTTTTCCAGCTGTACCGTTTCTTAACTGGAAGCCAGCAAACAGA GCACCGCCAACAGTATTATCTTCAGAAGCGAAGGATGCAGCTGCTGAAATTGAGCAAAGGCTGCAGTTGGGATCCAAGCTCAGTGATCTAATCAACAACAAGGAGGATGTGCTTGCACTGTTCAGTTTATTTAAAGAAGAAGGCTATATTTTGACTGAACACAGGGGAAGATACTGT GTGGTTCTTAAAGAAACATCTTCACTACAAGACATGCTCAAAGCACTGTTCCATGTCAATTATCTGTATTGGTTGGAGAAGAATGCCGGATATGAAGCAAAAGGAACTTCCATTGACTGCAGACCAGGTGGAAGACTGGAAATGTCTCTAGATTATGTGCGGAGGGAGTTCGACCACGTCAAAACTGATGGGGAATCAGCGGGTTGGGTTACAGATGGTCTTATTGCAAGACCTGCACCTAATAGAATTCGTCCGGGTTATGAGGCCTCATCAGTTGCTTGCTGA
- the LOC133741101 gene encoding mitochondrial pyruvate carrier 4, translated as MASSKIQALWNHPAGPKTIHFWAPTFKWGISIANIADFSKPPENLSYPQQIAVACTGIVWSRYSTVITPKNWNLFSVNVAMAGTGLYQLSRKIRHDYFSEAEPAVAEQ; from the exons ATGGCGTCTTCAAAGATCCAAGCGCTGTGGAACCACCCGGCGGGCCCTAAAACCA TTCATTTTTGGGCACCGACTTTTAAATGGGGCATCAGCATAGCTAATATTGCTGACTTCTCTAAACCACCTGAAAATCTTTCATATCCTCAGCAAATAG CCGTTGCATGCACTGGAATTGTCTGGTCACGCTATAGTACTGTTATCACTCCT AAGAACTGGAATCTTTTTAGTGTCAACGTAGCAATGGCCGGGACAGGCCTTTACCAACTCTCACGGAAAATACG GCATGACTATTTCTCTGAGGCAGAACCAGCTGTTGCAGAACAATGA
- the LOC133741102 gene encoding mitochondrial pyruvate carrier 4-like: MASSKLQALWNHPVGPKTIHFWAPTFKWGISMANIADFSKPPENLPYPQQIAVACTGIVWSRYCTVITPKNWNLLSVNVAMAGTGLYQLSRKIRQDYFCEAEPAVAEQ, encoded by the exons ATGGCGTCTTCAAAGCTCCAAGCGCTGTGGAACCACCCGGTCGGCCCTAAAACCA TTCATTTTTGGGCACCGACTTTTAAATGGGGCATCAGCATGGCTAATATTGCTGACTTCTCTAAACCACCTGAAAATCTTCCATATCCTCAGCAAATAG CCGTTGCATGCACTGGAATTGTCTGGTCACGCTATTGTACTGTTATCACTCCT AAGAACTGGAATCTTCTTAGTGTCAACGTAGCAATGGCCGGGACAGGCCTCTACCAACTCTCACGGAAAATACG GCAGGACTATTTCTGTGAGGCAGAACCAGCTGTTGCAGAACAATGA
- the LOC133737946 gene encoding pentatricopeptide repeat-containing protein At1g31790 produces the protein MDGLRVPVAAAPADNGMYASLINDCSDSGAALDLQSHLTRKRKGRRNPPPPLHLLNRLLLRHVTNGGLDNAHHLFDEMPLKDFNSWATLIVAYAHNADYPEALRLFLTMLHQQEYHVDMFEFPPWIMACVVDACACTMDMRLGEQLHGCCLKLGHGNHDMFVATSLINFYGRLRCHEAAHRASIGLSQPNALTWTALMVNNSRGERFFDVISDFKEIGRAGIKKNTCIISCVLRACARMHDDGFSGRQVHANAIKLGVESHSFVHCGLVDMYGRNGLLRDAKLVFQTVNDTTSTACWNAMLTSYLRNGLHIEALKFLYQMKADGLQPQEYLLDQVRVACASNGP, from the coding sequence ATGGATGGGCTCCGAGTCCCCGTAGCAGCAGCCCCAGCTGACAATGGCATGTATGCTTCTCTCATCAACGATTGCTCGGACTCCGGCGCAGCTCTCGACTTACAGTCCCACCTTACTAGGAAAAGGAAGGGCCGCCGTAACCCACCACCGCCTCTACACTTGCTCAACCGCCTGCTTCTCCGCCACGTCACTAACGGTGGTTTAGACAATGCTCACCAcctgttcgatgaaatgccgCTCAAGGACTTCAACTCCTGGGCCACCTTGATAGTTGCTTATGCTCACAATGCCGACTACCCGGAGGCCTTGAGATTGTTTCTGACCATGCTGCACCAGCaggaatatcatgtcgatatgtTTGAGTTTCCTCCATGGATCATGGCTTGCGTTGTCGACGCTTGTGCCTGCACGATGGATATGAGATTAGGGGAGCAACTCCACGGCTGCTGCCTAAAGTTGGGTCATGGTAATCATGATATGTTTGTTGCCACCTCCTTGATCAACTTTTACGGCAGATTGAGGTGCCACGAAGCTGCACACCGCGCTTCTATTGGACTCTCGCAGCCTAATGCCCTCACATGGACGGCCTTAATGGTCAATAACTCTAGAGGAGAGAGGTTTTTCGACGTGATCAGTGACTTTAAGGAAATAGGGAGGGCTGGGataaagaagaacacttgcatcaTCTCTTGTGTCCTCAGGGCGTGTGCTAGGATGCATGATGATGGCTTCAGCGGCAGACAAGTTCATGCCAATGCCATCAAACTTGGAGTGGAATCCCATTCTTTCGTGCACTGTGGGTTGGTGGATATGTATGGAAGAAACGGGCTACTTAGAGATGCGAAACTGGTGTTTCAGACGGTCAACGATACAACATCTACTGCGTGTTGGAATGCCATGCTTACAAGTTACTTGCGGAATGGGTTACACATCGAAGCCCTTAAGTTTCTCTATCAGATGAAGGCAGATGGGTTGCAGCCTCAAGAATATCTGCTGGATCAAGTGAGGGTTGCTTGCGCTAGTAATGGTCCATAA
- the LOC133741100 gene encoding uncharacterized protein LOC133741100 isoform X1 produces MACLPPLMTSSTAICSPDCDDRRPYRSLRYDRWNGCGEKNTKSTRSKYQRRRRSLVLGSASSASASASPRSHIYQQVLKAARQKFTQEISFQSKAKDVSLAKALLYIAAEDEAFMAFNREMDAFSIHNERKGVSGSSTPQDLAWNTVEGMPLAGKNIHEWQVELDAIAKEVEAELISKDIGCHLAQVLEAVNVVLFESRGFRRSPVLGDAKNSYLHLVLSSGSGIAIMLSIIYIEVCRRLSLTIVGSRVGEEFLIWPQTGYPEELFKVTSGHSLFAIVNGRCVEDPRSRASDLTSNSLSGLEIATNRDIIGIALANLVRLHWKHASRSTHGLMLTSPLRHVYNAHDKLYKITDSKAPLLRPRELRLAIMASERLLILQPHNWASRRDHGMMLYYNREYGKAVQELSICMAFAPEEEAEVLEPFVEKLHLLRLESSWKSLEHSSQLKVS; encoded by the exons ATGGCGTGTCTGCCGCCACTGATGACTAGTTCAACTGCCATCTGCTCCCCTGACTGTGACGATCGGCGGCCGTACCGGTCCCTGAG GTATGATCGTTGGAATGGTTGTGGTGAGAAGAACACGAAATCGACACGAAGCAAGTaccagaggaggaggaggagcctTGTTCTTGGCtctgcttcttctgcttctgcttctgcttcccCTCGTTCCCATATTTATCAGCAG GTTCTTAAGGCTGCCAGACAAAAGTTTACTCAGGAGATCTCCTTCCAGTCTAAAGCCAAGGACGTCTCTCTTGCAAAG GCTTTGCTCTACATAGCAGCTGAAGATGAGGCATTTATGGCTTTTAATCGAGAGATGGATGCTTTCTCAATTCATAATGAAAGAAAAGGTGTTTCTGGCTCATCTACTCCCCAAGACCTAGCGTGGAATACTGTGGAGGGAATGCCATTGGCCGGAAAAAATATACATGAGTGGCAAGTTGAACTGGATGCTATTGCCAAAGAAGTTGAAGCAGAGCTAATTTCAAAAGACATAGGTTGTCATTTGGCTCAAGTTTTGGAGGCAGTGAATGTGGTTCTTTTTGAGTCAAGAGGCTTCAGAAGGTCACCCGTTCTTGGAGATGCAAAGAATTCATACTTGCACTTAGTTCTAAGCTCTGGAAGTGGAATTG CAATTATGCTTAGCATTATATACATTGAGGTTTGCCGAAGACTTAGTCTGACCATAGTGGGATCTCGAGTTGGGGAAGAATTTTTGATCTGGCCGCAAACAGGATATCCAGAG GAGCTGTTCAAGGTAACTTCAGGACACAGTCTGTTTGCAATTGTCAATGGAAGGTGTGTCGAAGACCCTAGATCAAGGGCATCGGATTTAACAAGCAATTCACTGTCAGGGCTTGAGATAGCTACAAACCGAGACATTATTGGGATTGCTTTGGCCAATCTTGTT AGGCTTCACTGGAAACATGCTTCAAGATCAACTCATGGACTGATGCTGACTTCTCCACTCAGGCACGTTTACAATGCTCATGATAAACTTTACAAAATCACTGATTCAAAGGCTCCTCTGTTACGACCCCGAGAACTCAG GTTGGCCATCATGGCTTCAGAAAGATTGTTGATTCTGCAACCACATAATTGGGCTTCGAGGAGAGACCATGGCATGATGTTATACTACAATAG GGAGTACGGGAAGGCTGTCCAAGAGCTTAGCATATGCATGGCTTTTGCCCCAGAAGAAGAGGCAGAAGTTCTTGAACCATTTGTTGAAAAATTACATCTGCTGCGGCTTGAATCATCATGGAAATCTTTAGAGCACTCAAGTCAACTGAAAGTCTCTTAA
- the LOC133741100 gene encoding uncharacterized protein LOC133741100 isoform X2 produces MAFNREMDAFSIHNERKGVSGSSTPQDLAWNTVEGMPLAGKNIHEWQVELDAIAKEVEAELISKDIGCHLAQVLEAVNVVLFESRGFRRSPVLGDAKNSYLHLVLSSGSGIAIMLSIIYIEVCRRLSLTIVGSRVGEEFLIWPQTGYPEELFKVTSGHSLFAIVNGRCVEDPRSRASDLTSNSLSGLEIATNRDIIGIALANLVRLHWKHASRSTHGLMLTSPLRHVYNAHDKLYKITDSKAPLLRPRELRLAIMASERLLILQPHNWASRRDHGMMLYYNREYGKAVQELSICMAFAPEEEAEVLEPFVEKLHLLRLESSWKSLEHSSQLKVS; encoded by the exons ATGGCTTTTAATCGAGAGATGGATGCTTTCTCAATTCATAATGAAAGAAAAGGTGTTTCTGGCTCATCTACTCCCCAAGACCTAGCGTGGAATACTGTGGAGGGAATGCCATTGGCCGGAAAAAATATACATGAGTGGCAAGTTGAACTGGATGCTATTGCCAAAGAAGTTGAAGCAGAGCTAATTTCAAAAGACATAGGTTGTCATTTGGCTCAAGTTTTGGAGGCAGTGAATGTGGTTCTTTTTGAGTCAAGAGGCTTCAGAAGGTCACCCGTTCTTGGAGATGCAAAGAATTCATACTTGCACTTAGTTCTAAGCTCTGGAAGTGGAATTG CAATTATGCTTAGCATTATATACATTGAGGTTTGCCGAAGACTTAGTCTGACCATAGTGGGATCTCGAGTTGGGGAAGAATTTTTGATCTGGCCGCAAACAGGATATCCAGAG GAGCTGTTCAAGGTAACTTCAGGACACAGTCTGTTTGCAATTGTCAATGGAAGGTGTGTCGAAGACCCTAGATCAAGGGCATCGGATTTAACAAGCAATTCACTGTCAGGGCTTGAGATAGCTACAAACCGAGACATTATTGGGATTGCTTTGGCCAATCTTGTT AGGCTTCACTGGAAACATGCTTCAAGATCAACTCATGGACTGATGCTGACTTCTCCACTCAGGCACGTTTACAATGCTCATGATAAACTTTACAAAATCACTGATTCAAAGGCTCCTCTGTTACGACCCCGAGAACTCAG GTTGGCCATCATGGCTTCAGAAAGATTGTTGATTCTGCAACCACATAATTGGGCTTCGAGGAGAGACCATGGCATGATGTTATACTACAATAG GGAGTACGGGAAGGCTGTCCAAGAGCTTAGCATATGCATGGCTTTTGCCCCAGAAGAAGAGGCAGAAGTTCTTGAACCATTTGTTGAAAAATTACATCTGCTGCGGCTTGAATCATCATGGAAATCTTTAGAGCACTCAAGTCAACTGAAAGTCTCTTAA
- the LOC133738805 gene encoding pheophytinase, chloroplastic isoform X2, with amino-acid sequence MQIRIQMLLLFFLFTASAPPFLTGADKPIGFSYTMEKWAELILDFLDEVVQKPTVLIGNSVGSLACVISASESKKGLVRGLVLLNCSGGMNNKAIVDDWRIKLLFPLLLLIDFLLKQRPIASFIFERVRQRESLRNILSSVYANKESVDDELVEIIMEPTSDPGALDAFVSIVTGPPGPNPVQLMPGLSLPILVLWGDEDPFTPLDGPVGKYFTSLPSQKSNVSLSILQGVGHCPHDDRPKLVHDKLLAWLDNLSIENPVV; translated from the exons ATGCAAATCCGAATCCAAATGCTCCTCCTATTCTTCTTGTTCACGGCTTCGGCGCCTCCGTTCCTCACTGGCGCAG ATAAGCCGATAGGCTTTTCATATACCATGGAGAAATGGGCTGAG TTAATCTTGGATTTTTTGGATGAAGTTGTTCAGAAGCCTACTGTTTTGATAGGCAACTCTGTGGGAAGCCTTGCATGTGTAATCTCTGCCTCAG AATCTAAAAAGGGACTGGTTCGAGGGCTAGTGCTTTTAAATTGCTCTGGTGGGATGAATAACAAGGCCATTGTTGATGATTGGAGGATCAAGCTGCTCTTCCCTTTGCTCTTGCTAATCGATTTCTTGTTGAAGCAACGACCTATTGCTTCCTTCATTTTTGAGCGTGTTAGACAGAG GGAAAGTTTAAGAAATATCTTATCATCTGTTTACGCCAACAAAGAATCTGTGGATGACGAATTAGTAGAG ATCATAATGGAACCAACAAGTGACCCAGGTGCACTGGACGCGTTTGTCTCAATCGTAACAGGGCCACCAGGACCAAACCCGGTCCAGTTAATGCCAGGCCTCTCCCTACCGATTCTAGTCCTATGGGGCGATGAAGACCCGTTCACTCCACTCGATGGGCCTGTTGGCAAATACTTCACTTCCTTACCTTCTCAGAAATCGAATGTGAGCCTCTCCATTTTACAAGGAGTTGGGCACTGCCCCCACGATGACAGGCCCAAGTTGGTCCACGACAAACTTCTTGCCTGGTTGGATAATCTTTCTATAGAAAATCCAGttgtatga
- the LOC133738805 gene encoding pheophytinase, chloroplastic isoform X1: MPSKSENSDRNHRMGVTVISPHSLPQYLHLQQSIPNQKAVKTSCLLSYGGRGGVLLGQNNHPDPSHPTTVNSITTLPAMKLNSSSSSIAAEATSTGAAAAADDVVLELELGEIKDKYMKWKWKGQYAINYIVSHPEDANPNPNAPPILLVHGFGASVPHWRRNIKTLAKHYTVYAIDLIGFGASDKPIGFSYTMEKWAELILDFLDEVVQKPTVLIGNSVGSLACVISASESKKGLVRGLVLLNCSGGMNNKAIVDDWRIKLLFPLLLLIDFLLKQRPIASFIFERVRQRESLRNILSSVYANKESVDDELVEIIMEPTSDPGALDAFVSIVTGPPGPNPVQLMPGLSLPILVLWGDEDPFTPLDGPVGKYFTSLPSQKSNVSLSILQGVGHCPHDDRPKLVHDKLLAWLDNLSIENPVV, from the exons ATGCCATCTAAGAGTGAGAATTCAGATAGAAACCATAGGATGGGGGTGACGGTAATATCTCCCCATTCATTGCCACAATATTTGCATTTACAGCAGTCGATACCAAACCAGAAAGCAGTAAAAACTAGTTGTTTGCTTAGCTATGGTGGACGAGGAGGAGTCTTGCTTGGTCAAAATAACCATCCAGACCCGAGTCACCCGACCACCGTTAATAGTATCACTACTCTTCCCGCCATGAAACTTAACTCATCATCATCTAGTATTGCAGCAGAGGCAACTAGTACTGGTGCCGCGGCCGCCGCCGACGATGTAGTGTTGGAATTGGAGCTGGGAGAGATTAAGGACAAGTACATGAAGTGGAAGTGGAAGGGTCAGTACGCCATCAACTACATCGTTTCACATCCAGAAGATGCAAATCCGAATCCAAATGCTCCTCCTATTCTTCTTGTTCACGGCTTCGGCGCCTCCGTTCCTCACTGGCGCAG AAATATTAAGACATTGGCGAAGCATTATACAGTTTATGCAATTGACCTGATTGGCTTTGGTGCCTCAGATAAGCCGATAGGCTTTTCATATACCATGGAGAAATGGGCTGAG TTAATCTTGGATTTTTTGGATGAAGTTGTTCAGAAGCCTACTGTTTTGATAGGCAACTCTGTGGGAAGCCTTGCATGTGTAATCTCTGCCTCAG AATCTAAAAAGGGACTGGTTCGAGGGCTAGTGCTTTTAAATTGCTCTGGTGGGATGAATAACAAGGCCATTGTTGATGATTGGAGGATCAAGCTGCTCTTCCCTTTGCTCTTGCTAATCGATTTCTTGTTGAAGCAACGACCTATTGCTTCCTTCATTTTTGAGCGTGTTAGACAGAG GGAAAGTTTAAGAAATATCTTATCATCTGTTTACGCCAACAAAGAATCTGTGGATGACGAATTAGTAGAG ATCATAATGGAACCAACAAGTGACCCAGGTGCACTGGACGCGTTTGTCTCAATCGTAACAGGGCCACCAGGACCAAACCCGGTCCAGTTAATGCCAGGCCTCTCCCTACCGATTCTAGTCCTATGGGGCGATGAAGACCCGTTCACTCCACTCGATGGGCCTGTTGGCAAATACTTCACTTCCTTACCTTCTCAGAAATCGAATGTGAGCCTCTCCATTTTACAAGGAGTTGGGCACTGCCCCCACGATGACAGGCCCAAGTTGGTCCACGACAAACTTCTTGCCTGGTTGGATAATCTTTCTATAGAAAATCCAGttgtatga